A window of [Ruminococcus] lactaris ATCC 29176 genomic DNA:
GTGTGGTTGTAAAGGAAACGAAAGAATTTCATGCAAAGCATAAAGGATCTTATTAATGATCAGAGTCTTAAATAGACATACAGTCTGAATTATCAGACAGTTTAAAAAATAATGAGATATACCCCCTGAGCAATTTTAAGAAGAATGCAGTCTGACCCGTTGAAAAGACGGGGACAGGCTGCTTTTTTTGTAAAATATGAAAAAATGGTTGACTTTTAAGAAGACTGATAATTATCATGGGAAACAGAGGATATTCCGAAAATACACTATCGTGTGTTTTTCCCATTGCATTATACTATATTTTGTATTAGAATAGATTTCAGACAATATCTTGAAAGTGAGGAGACTGGTGGGATGAAGATTATCAAAAGGAACGGGTCAGAGGAAGTATTCGATATAAATAAGATCATTAAGGCTGTAAAAAAGGCAGATATAAATTCGGAAGAGAGAAGCTTAAGTGATGGTCAGATCGAGGATATTGCCGAGTATGTTGAATTTAAATGCAATAAGCTGAACCGTGCAGTATCGGTAGAAGAGATCCAGGATATGGTAGAGAACCAGATCATGGCGACAGGAGCTTTTGAACTGGCAAAGAGCTATGTCAGATACCGTTATAAGAGATCTCTTGTCCGTAAAGCCAATACGACGGATAACAGGATCCTTTCTTTGATCGAGTATAATAATGAGGATGTAAAGCAGGAAAATTCCAATAAGAACCCTGCAGTGAACAGTGTGCAGAGGGATTATATGGCAGGTGAGGTGAGCCGTGACCTGACAACCAGGATGCTGTTGCCGGAGGATATCGTGGAAGCCGACAGACAGGGAATCATCCATTTCCATGATTCAGACTACTATGCACAGCATATGCATAACTGTGATCTGGTCAATCTGGAAGATATGCTTCAGAACGGAACTGTGATCAGCGGAACGATGATCGAGAAGCCGCACAGTTTCTCTACAGCATGTAATATCGCGACGCAGATCATTGCACAGGTTGCAAGTAATCAGTATGGTGGACAGAGCATTTCCCTGGCACATCTTGCTCCGTTTGTCCAGGTATCGAGGAATAAGATCCGGACAGAAGTGCTGGAAGAGATGAAGCTGGTCGGAACAGAGTACCCGGATGATATTCTGAATGAGATCGTGGAGAGACGTCTGAAAAAAGAGATCACGAAGGGAGTTCAGACGATTGAGTATCAGGTCATCACTCTGATGACGACGAACGGACAGGCTCCGTTCCTGACAGTCTTTATGTATCTGAATGAGGCAAAGAGTGAGTCAGAAAAGCGGGATCTTGCGATGATCATAGAAGAGACTCTGCGTCAGCGTTATCAGGGGGTTAAGAATGAGGCAGGAGTGTGGGTAACTCCGGCATTCCCGAAGCTGATCTATGTACTTGAAGATGATAATATCGAAGAAGGAAGTGAATATTTCTATCTGACAGAGCTGGCTGCAAAGTGTACTGCAAAGCGTCTTGTACCGGATTATATTTCTGAGAAGAAGATGAAAGAATTAAAAGAAGGCAATTGTTTCCCGGTTATGGGATGCCGGAGCTGCTTAAGTCCGTGGAAGGATGAGAATGGAAACTATCAGTTCTACGGCAGGTTTAATCAGGGCGTTGTAACGATCAACCTGGTGGATGTAGCACTTTCTTCCGGAGGCGATATGAATAAATTCTGGAAGATCTTTGATGAGCGGCTGGAGCTGTGCTATCGTGCGTTGATGTGCAGACATAACCGTCTGAAGGGAACGCTTTCCGATGCAGCCCCGATCCTGTGGCAGTTTGGAGCTTTGGCCCGTCTGAAAAAAGGTGAGCCGATCGACAAGCTTTTGTATGGTGGATATTCAACAATTTCGCTTGGATATGCAGGGCTTTATGAGTGCGTGAAGTATATGACAGGAAAGTCTCATACAGATCCTGAGGCAACTCCTTTTGCACTGGATGTCATGAAGCATATGAATGAAGCTTGTAATAAATGGAAAGAGGAGACGAACATTGCATTCAGTATTTACGGATCTCCGATTGAAAGTACGACCTACAAGTTTGCAAAATGTCTTCAGAAGAGATTTGGAGTGATTCCGGGAATTACGGACAAGAGTTATATTACGAACAGTTATCATGTATTTGTCGGAGAAGAGATCGACGCTTTTGCAAAACTGAAGTTTGAATCCCAGTTCCAGGCTCTTTCAACAGGCGGAGCAATCAGTTATGTGGAAGTACCGGATATGAAAGATAATATTCCGGCTGTGCTTCAGGTAATCCGGTTTATTTATGAGAATATCATGTATGCAGAATTGAATACGAAGAGTGATTATTGTCAGGAGTGTGGATTTGATGGAGAGATCCAGGTTGTGACAGACGAGGAAGGAAAGCTCGTGTGGGAATGTCCTCATTGTGGCAACCGGAACCAGGATACGCTGAATGTTGCAAGACGTACCTGCGGATATATCGGAACTCAGTTCTGGAATCAGGGAAGAACCCAGGAAATCAAGGAGCGAGTTCTTCATCTGTAGAAGCAGGATAAAAGTATTGAGGTTGAACAAGGGAGATGTCCGGGTCTGTGCAGACAGATCCGGACATTTTCTCGTATAAAAGGCAGGAAAGAACATGAGGTATGGAGAAATAAAGAAGTGCGATATAGCCAATGGAGAAGGTGTCAGGGTTTCTCTTTTTGTTTCAGGCTGTACGCATCATTGTAAAGGCTGCTTCAATGAGGCAACGTGGGATTTTGATTATGGGAAAGAATTTACTCAGGAGACAGAGGAGGAGATCCTGAAGGCACTTGAACCGGAGTATGTGAACGGACTGTCAGTGCTGGGAGGAGAGCCATTTGAACCGCAGAATCAGAGAGTGCTTGTTCCGTTTCTGAAAAAGGTGAAAGAACGTTACCCCGGGAAGACAATCTGGTGCTATACGGGATATCTTTTTGACCGGGAACTCTGCAAAAAAAGCAGGGCAAGGTGCGAAGTGACGGATGAGATGCTGGCACTGCTGGATGTTCTTGTAGACGGACGTTTTGTGGAAGAAAAAAAGAATATCATGCTGTTGTTCCGTGGCTCATCCAACCAACGTCTGATTGATGTAAAAAAAAGTCTGGAACAGGGAAGTGTTGCAGAGTGGAACCCAACGATAAAAAGAGGAATTGACTGAAAAATAGAAGAAAAGTAAAAAAATAAAAGAAGGATAAAAGAAAGGCAGAAAGATGATATTAAAGAGAGCAAATGCATGGATTGAAAAATGGATCGCTTTTGTGACGCCAACTTGTCTTCTTCTGGGCGTTCTTTTCCCGGAGATTGCCGGCAGGGGTGTTGCCTATGTGCCGGTTGTCTTTGCATTTATGACATTTACGGGAGCGTTGAAATCTTCTTTTAAGGATATCGGGGCAGTCCTGAGAAAGCCGCTGCCGCTTCTGCTGATCCTGGCAGTTCTGCATGTGGTCATGCCGTGTGCCGCATGGAGCGTAGGAGAGATGTTCTTTGCAGGAAATCGGGAGCTGATCACAGGAATGGTTCTTGAATTTTCTGTACCGGCTGCCGTGGTTGGAATGATGTGGGTGTCAATCTATAAAGGGGACAGTTCCATTACGCTCTCTCTGTTGGTAATTGATACGGTCCTTGCACCATTGATCATTCCGCTGACGTTAAAGATTCTTGTAGGTGCCAGGGTAAAGATGAATCCGGAAGAAATGATGAAAGATCTGGTCTTTATGATCGCACTGCCGGCACTTCTGGCAATGTGCTTAAACCAGTTCAGTTGTGGAAAAGTGAAAGAAAAATGGCCGGGAAAGCTGGCATTCTGGTCAAAGCTGTGCCTGATATACTGTGTGATCTGTAATTCATCGAAAGTAGCACCTTATGTAAGACATATGAACCTGCAGAGAGTATTTGTGGCAGTCTGTATCATGATCCTTGCAGCGGCAGGATATGCCATCGGATGGGGAATCTCTGTTCTGTTAAAGCAGGATGAGAAAACCCGGATTTCTATGATCTATGGATCAGGAATGAGAAATATCAGTGCGGGGGCGGTGATCGCAGCAGCTTATTTTCCCGGAGAAGTAATGTTTCCGGTAATGATCGGTACATTATTTCAGCAGGTACTGGCGGCGTGTTATGGAAGTCTGATCAAGAGGCTCAGGAATAGAGAGAAAGGTTGCAAAAAATAAGACTTGACTTATTTTAACATACTACATATAATAAATCATGTTGAGGTGAAAGCCTCCAATTTTGGCTAACTTTGATACCTATGGATTGTTCGGTGCTACGCACTCCCATAATCCATCCCACTATTCGCATATCTCAGGATTACAATTCCATTTTATGCTCAGATTGGGACGGGTTCAAAGGTCTTTTATCCACTTATGAGCAGGCTCATATGGATTCATACCTTTTCACCCTAGTATCAGTATATTGCAAAAGCGAAGAAGAGGACTAGTAGGAAGATCCGTCTGATTTCAGAGAGCTGCCGGGTGGTGAGAGGCAGTATCATGGATTCTGAACTGACCTTGGAGTTCTTCTGCTGAACCGGGATGATCCAGGACAGGCAGAAGCGGGAGTTCCCGTTACAGAATCTGATGAGTGCATCTGCCGGATGGCGGATGAATAAGAGTGGTACCACGGAACTAAAGCCTTTTCGTCTCTTGATTTTGTGAGAAGAAAAGGCTTTCTTTATACCAAAGTATGCAGGAGAAACTGCCGGTGGCAGGTTGTCTGTATGTAATAATGAAAGAGAGGAAGAAGTACATGGGTACAAAGATTGTATACAACCATAAATCGATTGAAAAAAAATGGCGTGAAAAGTGGGAAGAGAAGCCGGTAAATCCAAGAGTGGATGAGAATGGCAATAAAAAGCAGAAATATTACTGCCTGGATATGTTTCCGTATCCGTCAGGAAATGGTCTGCATGTAGGACATTGGAGAGGGTATGTTATTTCTGATGTGTGGAGTCGTTATAAATTGCAGCAGGGTTACTACATCGTTCATCCGATGGGATGGGATGCATTCGGACTTCCTGCAGAGAACTATGCAATCAAAATGGGAGTTCACCCGGCTAAGTCTACAGCGGCCAATGTTGCCAATATCAAGAGACAGATCAATGATATTGCAGCACTGTATGACTGGGATATGGAAGTAAATACAACAGATCCTGAATTTTATAAATGGACACAGTGGATCTTTGTAAAGATGTTCAAAGAGGGTCTGGCATATGAAAAGGAATTTCCGATCAACTGGTGTCCTTCCTGTAAGACAGGACTTGCAAATGAAGAGGTTGTCAATGGTAAATGCGAGCGTTGTGGTGCAGAGGTTACAAAGAAGAACCTTCGTCAGTGGATGCTCCGTATTACCAAGTATGCAGACCGTCTG
This region includes:
- the nrdD gene encoding anaerobic ribonucleoside-triphosphate reductase, whose product is MKIIKRNGSEEVFDINKIIKAVKKADINSEERSLSDGQIEDIAEYVEFKCNKLNRAVSVEEIQDMVENQIMATGAFELAKSYVRYRYKRSLVRKANTTDNRILSLIEYNNEDVKQENSNKNPAVNSVQRDYMAGEVSRDLTTRMLLPEDIVEADRQGIIHFHDSDYYAQHMHNCDLVNLEDMLQNGTVISGTMIEKPHSFSTACNIATQIIAQVASNQYGGQSISLAHLAPFVQVSRNKIRTEVLEEMKLVGTEYPDDILNEIVERRLKKEITKGVQTIEYQVITLMTTNGQAPFLTVFMYLNEAKSESEKRDLAMIIEETLRQRYQGVKNEAGVWVTPAFPKLIYVLEDDNIEEGSEYFYLTELAAKCTAKRLVPDYISEKKMKELKEGNCFPVMGCRSCLSPWKDENGNYQFYGRFNQGVVTINLVDVALSSGGDMNKFWKIFDERLELCYRALMCRHNRLKGTLSDAAPILWQFGALARLKKGEPIDKLLYGGYSTISLGYAGLYECVKYMTGKSHTDPEATPFALDVMKHMNEACNKWKEETNIAFSIYGSPIESTTYKFAKCLQKRFGVIPGITDKSYITNSYHVFVGEEIDAFAKLKFESQFQALSTGGAISYVEVPDMKDNIPAVLQVIRFIYENIMYAELNTKSDYCQECGFDGEIQVVTDEEGKLVWECPHCGNRNQDTLNVARRTCGYIGTQFWNQGRTQEIKERVLHL
- the nrdG gene encoding anaerobic ribonucleoside-triphosphate reductase activating protein, whose product is MRYGEIKKCDIANGEGVRVSLFVSGCTHHCKGCFNEATWDFDYGKEFTQETEEEILKALEPEYVNGLSVLGGEPFEPQNQRVLVPFLKKVKERYPGKTIWCYTGYLFDRELCKKSRARCEVTDEMLALLDVLVDGRFVEEKKNIMLLFRGSSNQRLIDVKKSLEQGSVAEWNPTIKRGID
- a CDS encoding bile acid:sodium symporter family protein, producing MILKRANAWIEKWIAFVTPTCLLLGVLFPEIAGRGVAYVPVVFAFMTFTGALKSSFKDIGAVLRKPLPLLLILAVLHVVMPCAAWSVGEMFFAGNRELITGMVLEFSVPAAVVGMMWVSIYKGDSSITLSLLVIDTVLAPLIIPLTLKILVGARVKMNPEEMMKDLVFMIALPALLAMCLNQFSCGKVKEKWPGKLAFWSKLCLIYCVICNSSKVAPYVRHMNLQRVFVAVCIMILAAAGYAIGWGISVLLKQDEKTRISMIYGSGMRNISAGAVIAAAYFPGEVMFPVMIGTLFQQVLAACYGSLIKRLRNREKGCKK